In one window of Nitrospirota bacterium DNA:
- a CDS encoding UDP-N-acetylmuramoyl-tripeptide--D-alanyl-D-alanine ligase, with translation MAILTVEDVINATGGRIVYKNSNFHPFTGVSIDSRTIGDGEIFVALRGVRFDGHDFIYKALERGSGALVNFPPAEHLKGKTIIYVKNTLRALQDIARYVRMRSNIPVIGITGTNGKTTTKELTASILSTKYRVHKNTGNLNNQIGLPLSLIKLRPDDEFSVLEMGASSPGDIRELCGIAAPDCGVVTNIGSGHLEGFGSLEAVRNTKLELLDTVKKVVVRADDTFLMHGVSGYQGEVITFGMENKADVFAKDIRMKDRGSDFLLCFGESNCIEIKLNIPGAFNIYNALAASAVGQVFNIDPRDIKTGLESFKGVPMRLEIKELFGATVISDVYNANPASMEEAIKELVRLRQMKKGRAIAVLGDMLELGAYAEEAHRKIGEWMSALPIDIFIGVGPLMAITHSEFVKTGRQSFSVSTSEEAGRILTGLCREGDTIVVKGSRGMGMEKVLEINPVRDVSLNGVNKEAENAL, from the coding sequence ATGGCGATTTTGACAGTTGAAGATGTTATCAATGCAACAGGCGGCCGCATTGTCTATAAAAACAGCAACTTCCATCCGTTTACGGGCGTATCCATAGATTCACGGACAATAGGAGACGGAGAGATATTTGTTGCATTGCGCGGCGTAAGATTTGACGGGCATGATTTTATTTATAAGGCGCTTGAAAGAGGAAGCGGAGCGCTGGTGAATTTCCCTCCGGCAGAGCACCTGAAAGGCAAGACGATAATATATGTGAAAAACACTCTCAGAGCGCTGCAGGATATCGCCCGTTATGTTCGCATGAGAAGCAATATTCCCGTTATAGGCATAACGGGGACAAACGGAAAGACAACGACAAAAGAATTGACAGCATCAATCCTGAGCACAAAATACAGGGTTCATAAGAATACAGGCAATCTCAATAATCAGATTGGCCTTCCCCTGAGTCTTATAAAGCTTCGTCCTGATGATGAATTTAGCGTTCTTGAGATGGGTGCGAGCTCTCCAGGAGACATAAGAGAATTGTGCGGGATTGCAGCTCCTGATTGCGGTGTTGTGACAAACATAGGATCTGGACATCTTGAGGGTTTTGGGAGTCTTGAAGCAGTCAGAAATACAAAGCTTGAACTCCTTGATACTGTGAAAAAAGTTGTAGTAAGAGCTGATGACACATTCCTTATGCATGGGGTTTCAGGATATCAGGGCGAAGTTATTACATTCGGCATGGAGAATAAGGCTGATGTATTTGCAAAAGATATCAGAATGAAGGATAGAGGCTCTGATTTTCTGCTCTGTTTTGGTGAAAGTAACTGCATAGAGATAAAATTGAATATACCCGGAGCTTTTAATATCTATAATGCGCTTGCCGCTTCGGCTGTAGGACAGGTCTTCAATATTGATCCTCGCGATATTAAAACCGGGCTCGAATCTTTTAAAGGCGTTCCTATGAGGCTTGAGATTAAGGAATTATTCGGAGCAACAGTTATAAGCGATGTATATAATGCTAACCCGGCATCAATGGAAGAGGCAATAAAAGAACTTGTCCGCCTCAGGCAGATGAAGAAAGGAAGGGCTATCGCTGTTCTCGGGGATATGCTTGAACTTGGAGCGTATGCAGAGGAGGCGCACAGAAAAATCGGAGAGTGGATGTCAGCGCTTCCGATAGACATATTTATAGGGGTCGGGCCTTTGATGGCTATAACACATTCAGAGTTTGTCAAAACAGGAAGGCAGTCCTTCAGTGTCTCTACTTCGGAAGAAGCAGGAAGGATACTGACGGGGCTCTGCAGGGAAGGCGACACAATCGTTGTGAAGGGTTCAAGGGGAATGGGGATGGAAAAAGTTTTGGAAATAAACCCCGTTAGAGATGTATCTCTAAACGGGGTAAATAAAGAGGCAGAGAATGCTTTATAA